One genomic segment of Hymenobacter psoromatis includes these proteins:
- a CDS encoding 3-hydroxyanthranilate 3,4-dioxygenase, with product MPVARPFNFQQWIADHRHLLKPPVGNQQVYKDNKDFIVMVVGGPNARKDYHVDEGEELFFQQEGTMTVKIIEDGRPVDIEIKAGEMFLLPGGIPHSPRRPTGTVGLVLERYRQPGELDGFQWYCENCGHKLYEEFAEITDIVAQLPPIMDRFWANDDLRTCKVCGTYMEAPAKLPA from the coding sequence ATGCCCGTCGCCCGCCCCTTCAATTTTCAGCAGTGGATTGCCGACCACCGCCACCTGCTCAAGCCGCCCGTGGGCAACCAGCAGGTGTACAAGGATAATAAAGACTTCATCGTAATGGTAGTGGGCGGCCCCAACGCCCGCAAAGACTACCACGTGGACGAAGGCGAGGAATTATTCTTCCAGCAGGAAGGCACGATGACTGTCAAAATCATCGAAGACGGCCGGCCGGTAGACATTGAAATCAAGGCCGGCGAGATGTTTCTGCTACCGGGCGGCATTCCGCACTCGCCGCGCCGCCCAACCGGCACGGTGGGCCTGGTGCTGGAGCGCTACCGCCAGCCCGGCGAGCTCGATGGCTTCCAGTGGTACTGCGAAAACTGCGGCCACAAGCTCTACGAGGAGTTTGCCGAGATTACCGACATCGTGGCCCAGCTACCCCCCATCATGGACCGCTTCTGGGCCAACGACGACCTGCGCACCTGCAAGGTGTGCGGCACTTACATGGAAGCCCCGGCCAAGCTGCCGGCGTAG
- the lepB gene encoding signal peptidase I, whose protein sequence is MPFPWSKRPLATPLPRKPKSASKEWANSLLFAVVAATLIRWSAVEAYVIPSESMEHTLLVGDYLFVSKLHYGPRTPQTPLQVPLTHQTLPGLDIPSYSDLIQLPTYRFPGFSSVQRNDVVVFHVPHEQQRPADLRTFLIKRCIAVAGDTLELRQGQVFLNGQPGPIGGQPQITYFMAVANPNDEVRQALHEQGVVDYTEPDGLPAATTDPETGQTGYYLSCPARVAAFFRRQPYVRALTVAGGILPANTLFPDAADFHVSGAVSAVPHHWQLDTYGPLPVPKQGQTIQLTPANAAMYYKIVAQYEHNQGITWQDGMMQQHGQPLTRYTIKQNYYFMMGDNRHNSEDSRFWGFVPEDHLVGKAVLVWFSLDPYADFFHKVRWNRLFRPVS, encoded by the coding sequence ATGCCCTTTCCCTGGTCCAAACGCCCCCTGGCCACCCCGCTGCCCCGTAAGCCCAAATCTGCCTCAAAGGAGTGGGCCAATTCGCTGCTGTTTGCGGTGGTCGCGGCCACGCTCATTCGCTGGTCGGCGGTCGAGGCGTATGTCATTCCTTCCGAAAGCATGGAGCACACGCTGCTCGTGGGGGATTATTTGTTTGTGAGCAAGCTTCACTACGGCCCCCGCACGCCCCAGACGCCGCTGCAAGTCCCGCTCACGCACCAAACGCTGCCGGGGCTGGACATCCCCAGCTATTCCGACCTCATTCAGCTGCCTACATACCGCTTTCCGGGTTTCAGCTCGGTGCAGCGCAACGATGTGGTCGTCTTCCACGTGCCGCACGAGCAGCAGCGCCCGGCCGACCTGCGCACCTTCCTCATCAAGCGCTGCATTGCGGTGGCCGGCGACACCCTGGAACTACGCCAGGGCCAGGTGTTTCTGAACGGGCAACCCGGCCCCATCGGCGGGCAGCCCCAGATAACCTACTTCATGGCCGTAGCCAACCCCAACGATGAGGTGCGCCAGGCCCTGCACGAGCAGGGGGTAGTGGATTATACCGAGCCCGACGGCCTGCCCGCGGCCACCACCGACCCCGAAACGGGCCAAACGGGCTATTACCTCAGCTGCCCGGCCCGCGTAGCCGCCTTTTTCCGCCGGCAGCCCTACGTGCGGGCGCTCACCGTAGCAGGCGGCATCCTGCCGGCCAATACCCTGTTCCCGGATGCGGCGGACTTCCACGTGTCGGGGGCCGTTAGCGCCGTGCCGCACCACTGGCAGCTCGATACCTACGGCCCGCTACCGGTGCCCAAACAGGGCCAGACGATTCAGCTGACGCCCGCCAACGCGGCAATGTACTATAAAATCGTAGCGCAATACGAGCACAACCAGGGCATTACCTGGCAGGACGGCATGATGCAGCAGCACGGCCAGCCGCTCACGCGCTACACCATAAAGCAGAACTACTACTTCATGATGGGCGACAACCGGCACAATTCGGAAGACTCCCGGTTCTGGGGTTTCGTGCCCGAAGACCACCTCGTGGGCAAAGCCGTGCTGGTCTGGTTCTCACTCGACCCCTACGCCGACTTCTTCCATAAAGTCCGCTGGAATCGGCTGTTTCGCCCGGTTAGTTAA
- a CDS encoding transposase, translated as MFRAAYATDLTDAEWQLLEPYVRSSGLGRPPLHSKRELLNAIFYQLRAGGAWPLLPHDLPPWRTVYKQFEAWRENGTWDRLLTGLRQQLRQFTREAEPTAGAIDS; from the coding sequence ATGTTTCGCGCTGCTTATGCTACTGATTTAACGGATGCCGAGTGGCAATTACTTGAGCCTTACGTGCGTAGTAGTGGTCTCGGTCGGCCGCCGCTCCACAGTAAGCGCGAGTTGCTCAACGCCATCTTTTACCAATTGCGGGCCGGCGGGGCCTGGCCCCTGCTGCCCCACGATTTGCCGCCCTGGCGTACGGTTTACAAACAGTTCGAGGCCTGGCGCGAGAACGGCACCTGGGACCGCCTGCTCACCGGCCTGCGTCAGCAACTGCGCCAGTTCACCCGCGAGGCCGAACCCACGGCCGGGGCCATCGATTCGTAA
- a CDS encoding transposase yields MTCTPSAPQQKFVRSAFDAAYRRAWHRQHSRAGQRMRRVRQRTVEPVFGSLLHHYGLRRVGTKGRAAAHKAMLLSAIAYNLKKLLKHQPKQTASVAIALYPKPCSRLFNTWLPSVKYFLVNCLGECMRSLSSATATVIYNS; encoded by the coding sequence ATGACGTGCACCCCGTCCGCGCCCCAGCAGAAGTTTGTACGCTCGGCCTTCGATGCAGCTTATCGCCGCGCTTGGCACCGGCAGCATAGTCGGGCGGGTCAGCGGATGCGCCGCGTCCGGCAACGCACGGTCGAGCCGGTTTTTGGCAGCTTATTGCACCACTACGGGCTCCGACGGGTCGGCACCAAGGGCCGGGCGGCAGCTCATAAGGCCATGCTGCTCAGCGCGATTGCCTACAACTTGAAGAAGCTGCTCAAGCACCAGCCCAAGCAGACTGCCAGCGTGGCGATTGCGCTCTACCCAAAGCCCTGTAGTCGGCTTTTTAACACGTGGTTGCCTAGTGTCAAATACTTTCTAGTCAACTGCTTAGGTGAGTGCATGCGCAGCTTGAGTTCTGCAACAGCCACAGTGATTTATAACTCGTAA
- a CDS encoding transposase: MGYEVDEDLPWHSTISRTRQLYPTAVFEHLFDQVFAQCVRAGLVAGDTQVVDSAPVKAAASLDSLREKSASVAPVLTVVGELVAPASAPLVPTAPTHQLRREATRRAKRQAAPGGLGAHHPKAQLLSNKTHYSPTDPEARISVKPGKARALNYLCSVAVDTASGLISHIQADFADRRDSAYVPELVPRLQIRLAANELTLRDFVADTGYSNGFNYAFLEQRGITPWIPVFGAYKPAAEGFTYEAEADAFRCPAGKLLPFRNFATSQDGNWVKNYRAAYQDCQ, translated from the coding sequence TTGGGTTACGAAGTAGATGAGGACCTGCCCTGGCACTCGACTATTAGCCGCACCCGCCAACTCTATCCAACTGCCGTCTTCGAGCACCTGTTCGACCAGGTGTTTGCCCAGTGCGTGCGCGCCGGGCTGGTGGCGGGCGACACGCAGGTCGTGGACTCGGCCCCCGTCAAGGCCGCAGCTTCGCTCGACAGTCTGCGCGAGAAGTCAGCGAGCGTAGCCCCCGTCTTGACAGTCGTCGGCGAGTTGGTAGCGCCCGCTTCAGCACCCCTCGTGCCTACTGCGCCTACCCACCAGCTACGCCGCGAAGCGACCCGGCGGGCCAAGCGGCAAGCCGCGCCGGGTGGGCTGGGTGCGCATCACCCCAAAGCCCAGTTGCTGAGCAATAAAACGCATTATAGTCCCACTGACCCGGAGGCCCGCATCTCCGTCAAGCCGGGCAAAGCGCGGGCCCTCAACTATCTGTGCAGCGTGGCCGTGGACACGGCCAGCGGCCTCATCAGCCACATCCAAGCAGATTTTGCTGACCGCCGCGATAGTGCTTATGTGCCGGAGCTGGTACCCCGGCTGCAAATCCGGCTAGCGGCCAACGAGTTGACGTTGCGCGACTTCGTCGCCGATACCGGCTACTCCAACGGCTTCAACTATGCGTTCCTGGAACAACGAGGGATTACGCCCTGGATTCCGGTTTTTGGGGCTTATAAACCAGCCGCCGAAGGCTTCACGTATGAGGCGGAGGCCGATGCGTTTCGCTGCCCAGCGGGCAAGCTGCTCCCTTTCCGCAACTTCGCCACTAGTCAAGATGGCAATTGGGTCAAGAATTATCGGGCCGCCTATCAGGACTGCCAGTAG
- a CDS encoding transposase, with translation MQGHKQFVDKVSRHFRLSERVPKHNFYRRLGELLDWEFLREQTRLVYSHTGQPSLDPVVFFKLVLVGRLENIVSDRRLIEQCAAAGYSLLFGLRSR, from the coding sequence ATGCAGGGCCACAAGCAGTTCGTCGACAAAGTCAGCAGGCACTTTCGCCTCTCCGAGCGCGTGCCGAAGCATAATTTCTACCGCCGCTTGGGCGAGTTGTTGGATTGGGAGTTCCTACGCGAGCAGACGCGCCTGGTCTACAGCCATACTGGGCAGCCTTCGCTGGACCCGGTCGTCTTTTTCAAGCTGGTGCTCGTGGGCCGGCTGGAAAATATCGTCAGTGACCGCCGCTTAATCGAGCAGTGCGCCGCGGCTGGATATTCTCTACTTTTTGGGTTACGAAGTAGATGA
- a CDS encoding HAD family hydrolase, whose protein sequence is MPDLQALIFDMDGVLIHNTPAQARAFQLLFRDLGLATNARRLLRRLNGMPATEILQSVFHHKVPQKQLKEYAAQREFLYRTLYWNQRKPLAGLVEFLQAARAAGLKIGLGTGSGGPTLAYILDHLDLRRYFDVVVGEDDVRQGKPHADTYAVVAQKLGVGPAHCLVFEDAILGEQAAYRAKMACVAVTTTLKAQDFQAPLIVINDFMALTPARLRELFAAAGPVPKPGKTLT, encoded by the coding sequence ATGCCCGATTTACAAGCCCTTATTTTTGATATGGATGGCGTGCTCATCCACAACACCCCCGCGCAGGCCCGCGCCTTCCAGCTGCTGTTCCGCGACCTGGGCCTCGCCACCAACGCCCGCCGCCTGCTACGCCGCCTCAACGGGATGCCCGCCACCGAGATTCTGCAAAGCGTATTTCACCACAAAGTGCCCCAAAAGCAGCTGAAGGAGTACGCCGCCCAGCGCGAGTTTCTCTACCGCACCCTGTACTGGAACCAACGGAAGCCGCTGGCCGGCCTAGTCGAGTTTCTGCAGGCCGCCCGCGCCGCCGGCCTCAAAATCGGGCTCGGCACCGGCTCGGGCGGCCCTACCCTCGCCTACATCCTCGACCACCTCGACCTGCGCCGCTACTTCGATGTGGTGGTGGGCGAAGACGACGTGCGCCAGGGCAAGCCCCACGCCGACACTTACGCCGTGGTAGCCCAAAAACTGGGGGTAGGGCCCGCCCACTGCCTGGTATTTGAGGATGCCATCTTGGGTGAGCAGGCCGCCTACCGCGCCAAAATGGCCTGCGTAGCCGTGACTACCACGTTGAAAGCGCAAGACTTTCAGGCTCCGCTCATCGTTATCAACGACTTTATGGCGCTAACGCCCGCGCGGCTGCGCGAACTGTTTGCCGCTGCCGGGCCGGTGCCGAAGCCAGGTAAGACGCTGACGTAG
- the pafA gene encoding alkaline phosphatase PafA encodes MKKLGLVLLLALPALPALAQKKGPALARPKLVVGIVVDQMRYDYLYRYWDKFGSGGFKRLLGEGFSYESCHYNYVPTYTGPGHTSIYTGTTPAHHGIVGNNWFERETGHSVYVTDDKTVQAVGGTAAAGQMSPRHNLATTITDELRLATNFQSKVIGVCIKDRGSILPAGHAANAAYWYDGSSGSFISSTYYLPALPDWVNKFNAAGHAAEYLSQPWNTLLPIAQYTESTPDDVPWEAAFKGEARPVFPHDLPALSASTPAAVKAAEKASGENRPAATAPTRNLDLIRSTPFGNSLTADFALETLRQEQMGQRGQTDFLALSFSSTDYVGHQFGTTAIETEDTYLRLDRDLARLLDAIDKQVGKGEALVFLTADHGADQAAGFLEAHQLPGGGLGTAQLRDSVQRALVRAHGPGQWVLDMENQQFYLNRPLLTEKKLDLALVQNEVAALLRRQPHIAQAIAATDLQRTAWPVGLGMYQANGFYAPRSGDVLFVMSPGWLEAYAYPVVKGTTHGVSWAYDTHVPLLWWGWHVRHGESAEEVKIVDIAPTVARYLHIQEPSACDGVPLLDVLR; translated from the coding sequence ATGAAAAAACTCGGATTAGTACTACTGCTGGCCCTACCCGCCCTGCCGGCGCTGGCCCAGAAAAAGGGCCCGGCTCTGGCCCGCCCCAAGCTGGTGGTAGGCATCGTGGTGGACCAGATGCGCTACGACTATCTCTACCGCTACTGGGATAAGTTCGGCAGTGGTGGCTTCAAACGCCTTTTAGGTGAAGGCTTTAGCTACGAGAGCTGCCATTACAACTACGTGCCCACCTACACCGGGCCGGGCCACACCAGCATCTATACCGGCACCACGCCTGCCCACCACGGCATCGTGGGCAACAACTGGTTTGAGCGCGAAACGGGCCATTCGGTCTACGTGACCGACGACAAGACCGTGCAGGCCGTGGGCGGCACGGCGGCGGCCGGGCAAATGTCGCCGCGCCACAACCTGGCCACCACCATCACCGACGAGCTGCGGCTGGCCACCAATTTTCAGAGCAAAGTCATTGGCGTCTGCATCAAGGACCGGGGCAGCATCCTGCCCGCCGGCCACGCCGCCAACGCCGCCTACTGGTACGACGGTAGCAGCGGCAGCTTTATTAGCAGCACGTATTACCTGCCGGCGCTGCCCGATTGGGTGAATAAATTCAACGCCGCCGGCCACGCCGCCGAGTACCTCAGCCAGCCCTGGAACACGCTGCTGCCCATCGCGCAGTACACCGAAAGCACCCCCGACGACGTGCCCTGGGAGGCGGCGTTTAAGGGCGAGGCGCGGCCGGTATTTCCCCACGACCTGCCCGCGCTGAGCGCCAGCACGCCCGCCGCCGTGAAGGCCGCCGAAAAGGCTTCGGGGGAAAACCGGCCCGCCGCCACCGCCCCTACCCGCAACCTCGACCTCATCCGCTCCACGCCTTTCGGTAATTCGCTCACCGCCGACTTCGCCCTCGAAACCCTGCGCCAGGAGCAGATGGGCCAGCGCGGCCAGACCGATTTTCTGGCCCTCAGCTTCAGCAGCACCGACTACGTGGGGCACCAGTTTGGCACCACGGCCATCGAAACGGAGGACACTTACCTGCGCCTCGACCGCGACCTGGCCCGCCTGCTCGATGCCATTGATAAGCAGGTGGGTAAGGGTGAGGCGCTGGTGTTTCTGACCGCCGACCACGGGGCCGACCAGGCCGCCGGCTTCCTGGAGGCCCACCAGCTGCCGGGCGGCGGCCTGGGCACGGCCCAGCTCCGCGACTCGGTGCAGCGCGCCCTGGTGCGCGCCCACGGCCCCGGCCAGTGGGTACTCGACATGGAAAACCAGCAGTTCTACCTCAACCGGCCCCTGCTGACGGAGAAAAAGCTGGACCTGGCCCTGGTGCAGAACGAGGTGGCCGCCCTGCTGCGCCGCCAGCCGCACATTGCGCAGGCCATCGCGGCCACCGACTTGCAGCGTACTGCCTGGCCGGTGGGCCTGGGCATGTACCAGGCCAACGGCTTCTACGCCCCGCGCTCGGGCGACGTGCTGTTCGTGATGTCGCCGGGCTGGCTCGAAGCCTACGCCTACCCCGTGGTGAAGGGCACGACCCACGGCGTGTCGTGGGCCTACGACACCCACGTGCCGCTGCTGTGGTGGGGCTGGCACGTGCGCCATGGCGAATCGGCGGAAGAGGTTAAAATCGTGGATATTGCCCCCACCGTGGCCCGGTACTTGCACATTCAGGAGCCCAGCGCCTGCGATGGCGTACCGCTGCTGGACGTGCTGCGGTGA
- a CDS encoding inorganic diphosphatase — translation MTQFNPWHDVSRGENLPTTVTGVIEIPKGSKGKYELDKESGLLKLDRVLFSAVHYPAAYGFIPQTYCDDHDPLDILVLCSVDIPHMCLVEAKVIGVMQMLDQDEEDDKIIAVAAHDVSVNHYNELADLPPYMMLEMQRFFEDYKALENKQVVVKQFLGREDAYRIIDASITLYKETFGDRAK, via the coding sequence GTGACCCAATTCAACCCCTGGCACGACGTTTCGCGCGGCGAAAACCTTCCTACTACCGTCACCGGCGTCATCGAAATTCCTAAAGGCAGCAAAGGCAAGTATGAGCTGGACAAGGAAAGCGGCTTGCTCAAGCTCGACCGCGTGCTGTTTTCGGCCGTGCACTACCCCGCCGCCTACGGCTTCATTCCGCAGACGTACTGCGACGACCACGACCCGCTTGATATCCTGGTGCTGTGCTCGGTTGATATTCCGCACATGTGCCTAGTCGAGGCCAAGGTTATCGGCGTGATGCAGATGCTGGACCAGGACGAGGAAGATGATAAAATAATTGCCGTGGCCGCCCACGACGTGTCGGTGAACCACTACAACGAGCTGGCCGACCTGCCGCCCTACATGATGCTGGAGATGCAGCGTTTTTTTGAGGATTATAAAGCCCTCGAAAATAAGCAAGTAGTGGTGAAGCAGTTTTTGGGCCGCGAAGATGCCTACCGCATCATCGACGCCAGCATTACGCTCTACAAAGAAACTTTCGGCGACCGGGCGAAGTAG
- a CDS encoding OmpA family protein — protein MSKNLLETVQQYFAGDTARQASTALGESEGGVSTALHSIVPMVLGGLFAHSQQPGGAANLLGMAQQAHSNGLLGNLSGLLGGLGTTSTATPAADGGLLSRGTDLLRSVLGSGYTPAVEGVSQQAGVSSSSVSSLMSMAVPVVLGLLGRHAATNNLDANGLGNYLGEQKSSIMGALGNLPGGLGNLLGGLGLGGAAAGLGSSLGSNVTAAADRTGAAVHTAAREVETTAASPSRWPWLLLLLLGIAALVYFMRGCNKDATPAATTTTTTADTTRTIAAAPMAAPTGRFDTGTGNYIYDTGTNTTLKLADGTTLTVGENSTEARLFKFLNDKSQTVSEDKTQGWISLDRVYFNTGKSTLTNESLAQLKNLGAILKAFPDATFKLGGYTDNTGAAAQNVLLSADRANAARMAVVSNGIAPGRVTAEGYGQEHPLTSNDTPEGRAQNRRVDVRVTKK, from the coding sequence ATGAGTAAAAATTTGCTCGAAACCGTTCAGCAGTATTTCGCGGGTGACACCGCACGCCAGGCCAGCACGGCGCTCGGCGAATCAGAAGGCGGCGTAAGCACGGCCTTGCACAGCATTGTTCCGATGGTGCTGGGCGGATTATTCGCCCACTCGCAGCAGCCCGGCGGGGCCGCCAACCTGCTGGGAATGGCGCAGCAAGCCCACAGCAATGGTCTGCTCGGCAACCTGAGCGGCCTGCTCGGCGGCCTTGGCACTACCAGCACTGCTACCCCGGCCGCCGACGGCGGCCTACTCAGCCGCGGCACTGACCTGCTACGCTCCGTGCTGGGCAGCGGCTACACGCCCGCCGTGGAGGGCGTGAGCCAGCAGGCCGGCGTGAGTTCATCCAGCGTGAGCAGCCTAATGAGCATGGCCGTGCCGGTGGTGCTGGGCCTGCTGGGCCGCCACGCGGCCACCAACAACTTGGATGCCAATGGCCTGGGTAACTACCTGGGTGAGCAGAAAAGCTCCATTATGGGCGCGCTAGGCAACCTGCCGGGCGGGCTGGGCAACCTGCTGGGCGGCCTCGGGCTGGGCGGCGCGGCGGCGGGCCTGGGCAGCAGCTTGGGTAGCAACGTAACGGCCGCGGCCGACCGCACCGGCGCGGCCGTGCACACGGCGGCCCGCGAGGTCGAAACCACGGCGGCTTCGCCTAGTCGCTGGCCCTGGCTGCTACTACTGCTGCTGGGCATAGCGGCGCTGGTGTATTTCATGCGCGGCTGCAATAAGGATGCTACCCCCGCCGCTACGACGACGACCACGACCGCTGACACGACCCGGACGATAGCCGCCGCCCCAATGGCCGCGCCCACCGGCCGCTTCGACACCGGCACCGGCAACTACATCTACGACACCGGCACCAACACCACCCTCAAGCTAGCCGATGGCACCACCCTCACCGTGGGCGAGAACTCGACCGAGGCGCGGCTGTTTAAATTTCTGAATGACAAGTCGCAGACCGTGAGCGAGGATAAAACCCAGGGCTGGATTAGCCTCGACCGGGTATACTTCAACACCGGTAAGTCAACGCTCACCAACGAGTCTTTGGCGCAACTCAAGAACCTGGGGGCCATCCTCAAAGCCTTCCCCGACGCGACCTTCAAGCTGGGTGGCTACACCGACAACACGGGTGCCGCCGCCCAAAATGTGCTGCTGAGCGCCGACCGCGCCAATGCGGCCCGCATGGCTGTGGTATCTAATGGCATCGCGCCCGGTCGCGTTACGGCCGAAGGCTACGGCCAGGAGCACCCCCTGACCAGCAACGACACGCCTGAGGGCCGCGCCCAAAACCGCCGCGTAGACGTGCGCGTGACCAAGAAGTAG
- a CDS encoding porin family protein, which produces MKQIILFTLSALAIPVLSHAQAGQPVRFGLKAGASLSSIAGKGTNDYPVSPLAGGVGGMFATVPLGTSQRWFLQPELLYSQQGFSLSHPATNYNASFRSDYLKLPVLLGFTRKGFFAAVGPQVGYLVRVRNTYRFPDYSQTGGASQDIIVKVSNDLRYYQRWEFSAVAAVGYRWQCGAGIELRYSDTFFNQSHDNLTSNYGYPQAHSLSGQVQASYVLPWH; this is translated from the coding sequence ATGAAGCAGATTATTCTATTTACTCTCAGCGCGTTGGCTATACCGGTGCTCAGCCATGCCCAGGCAGGGCAGCCGGTGCGCTTTGGCCTGAAGGCCGGGGCTAGCCTCTCCAGCATTGCGGGGAAGGGCACCAACGACTACCCCGTTTCGCCCCTGGCAGGGGGGGTAGGCGGGATGTTTGCCACGGTGCCACTGGGCACTTCGCAGCGCTGGTTTTTGCAGCCCGAGCTGCTGTATAGCCAGCAGGGCTTCAGCCTAAGCCACCCTGCAACTAACTATAATGCGTCGTTCCGCTCCGATTACCTCAAGCTGCCCGTGTTGCTGGGCTTCACGCGCAAGGGCTTTTTTGCCGCCGTGGGTCCCCAGGTGGGCTACCTCGTCCGGGTGCGCAACACCTACCGCTTTCCTGACTATTCGCAGACGGGTGGGGCTTCACAGGACATTATCGTAAAGGTCAGCAACGACCTACGCTACTATCAGCGCTGGGAGTTTTCGGCAGTGGCGGCCGTGGGCTACCGCTGGCAGTGCGGGGCCGGCATCGAACTGCGCTACAGCGATACCTTTTTCAACCAATCGCACGATAACCTGACTAGCAACTACGGCTACCCCCAAGCACATAGCCTGAGCGGGCAGGTGCAGGCAAGCTACGTATTACCTTGGCACTAA
- a CDS encoding NAD(P)H-hydrate dehydratase, which yields MKLLTATQTHDLDQATIAEQGITSLQLMDRAAQGLLRWLYGEYLSEKPADILLLCGPGNNGGDGLALARLLHEAGFPARVATLPAGRYSADYQQQSQRLPAAVPVVELAADALPPIPPGTLVMDALFGTGLSRPLTGLAAAVVRHLNESCARVLAVDLPSGLLADAPQPDPAAPVVRARHTVSFGLPKLAFLLPQNAEYVGEWEVVDISLSQQFIEKAASPWHLTRMPGVGGFDQELSAPRPDVTLPRRGKFAYKNTFGHALLLAGSRGKVGAAVLSAGACLRGGVGLLTVRVPGCGYDIIQTTRPEAMCLPDPAADFISELPDLKDYQAIGIGPGLGQHEASRAVVEKLLREAKVPLVIDADALNLLGAHRELLALLPPDTVLTPHIGEFARLTEKTSDDYHRLALLREFVQQYRCVVILKGAYTAVAAPDGQVYFNTTGNPGMGTGGSGDVLTGLVLALRAHAQLDALTAARLAVLAHGHAGDLATAQTGEAGMVAGDLVDYIGPALRALTR from the coding sequence AGGGCATTACCTCGCTGCAGCTTATGGACCGCGCCGCCCAAGGGTTACTGCGCTGGCTCTATGGCGAATATCTGTCCGAAAAGCCCGCCGATATCCTGCTGCTGTGCGGCCCCGGCAACAACGGCGGCGACGGCCTGGCCCTGGCCCGCCTGCTACACGAGGCCGGCTTCCCGGCGCGGGTGGCTACCCTGCCCGCCGGCCGCTACTCCGCTGATTATCAGCAGCAAAGCCAGCGCCTGCCGGCCGCCGTGCCAGTAGTCGAGCTGGCCGCCGACGCCCTACCCCCCATTCCGCCCGGCACGCTCGTGATGGATGCGCTATTCGGCACCGGCCTCAGCCGGCCGCTCACCGGGCTGGCCGCCGCCGTGGTGCGGCACCTCAATGAGAGCTGCGCCCGCGTACTGGCCGTGGATTTGCCGAGCGGCCTGCTGGCCGATGCGCCCCAGCCCGACCCGGCCGCGCCCGTGGTGCGCGCCCGCCACACGGTGAGTTTTGGATTGCCCAAGCTGGCGTTTTTGCTGCCGCAAAATGCGGAGTACGTGGGCGAATGGGAGGTGGTGGACATCAGCCTAAGCCAGCAGTTTATCGAAAAAGCCGCCTCGCCCTGGCACCTGACCCGGATGCCGGGGGTAGGGGGCTTTGACCAGGAGCTGAGCGCGCCGCGGCCCGACGTGACGCTGCCCCGGCGAGGCAAGTTTGCCTACAAAAACACCTTCGGGCACGCGCTGCTGCTGGCCGGCAGCCGGGGCAAAGTGGGTGCGGCCGTGCTCAGCGCCGGGGCTTGCCTGCGCGGGGGGGTAGGGCTGCTCACGGTGCGGGTGCCCGGCTGCGGTTACGACATCATCCAGACCACCCGGCCCGAGGCCATGTGCCTGCCCGACCCGGCGGCCGATTTCATCAGCGAACTACCCGACCTAAAAGACTACCAGGCTATTGGCATCGGTCCCGGCCTGGGCCAGCACGAGGCCAGCCGCGCCGTGGTGGAAAAGCTGCTGCGCGAGGCTAAAGTGCCGCTAGTTATTGATGCCGACGCGCTCAACCTGCTGGGCGCGCACCGCGAGCTGCTGGCTTTGCTACCCCCCGATACCGTGCTCACGCCCCACATCGGCGAGTTTGCGCGCCTCACCGAGAAGACCTCGGACGACTATCACCGGCTCGCTTTGCTGCGCGAATTCGTGCAGCAATACCGTTGCGTCGTCATCCTGAAAGGGGCCTATACCGCCGTGGCCGCGCCCGATGGCCAGGTGTATTTCAATACCACCGGCAACCCCGGCATGGGCACCGGCGGCAGCGGCGACGTGCTCACCGGCCTCGTGCTGGCCCTGCGCGCCCACGCGCAGCTCGATGCCCTCACGGCCGCTCGCCTCGCCGTGCTGGCCCACGGCCACGCCGGTGACCTGGCCACGGCCCAAACCGGCGAAGCCGGGATGGTAGCCGGCGATTTGGTGGACTATATCGGCCCGGCCCTGCGGGCGCTCACGCGCTAG